A stretch of the Larimichthys crocea isolate SSNF chromosome IX, L_crocea_2.0, whole genome shotgun sequence genome encodes the following:
- the mzt2b gene encoding mitotic-spindle organizing protein 2 isoform X3, giving the protein MELLKCLDHPPSAVQVLRMSQLPQQSVPPPSSSSSSAPDSPALVVTSNVQKYAMKKKKVLSAEESELFELTQAAGVQVDQEVFKIIVDLLKMNVAPQAVFQTLKAMCAGQRVAESCGGADPSTASHAASVTTAPTEARVRSKAGASHGDKSREASGQRVQRQPSATRGQKTKSSGSSSSSSQINST; this is encoded by the exons ATGGAGTTactgaaatgtttggatcatcctccatcagctgtgcag GTGTTACGGATGTCTCAGCTCCCGCAGCAGTCggtcccccctccctcctcctcttcttcttcggcTCCGGACTCTCCCGCCCTGGTGGTCACCTCTAACGTGCAGAAATAtgccatgaagaagaagaaggtgctGAGCGCCGAGGAGTCGGAGCTGTTTGAGCTGACCCAGGCTGCAGGAGTCCAGGTGGACCAGGAGGTCTTCAA GATCATCGTGGACCTCCTGAAGATGAACGTGGCCCCTCAGGCGGTCTTCCAGACCCTGAAGGCGATGTGTGCAGGACAGAGGGTCGCAGAGAGCTGCGGAGGAGCCGATCCATCAACCGCTTCCCACGCGGCGAGCGTCACCACGGCGCCCACGGAGGCCAGAG TGCGCAGCAAAGCCGGAGCGAGCCACGGCGACAAGAGCAGGGAGGCTTCGGGCCAGCGAGTGCAGCGGCAGCCCAGCGCCACCAGAGGTCAGAAGACCAAGAGCtcgggcagcagcagctcctcgtcGCAGATAAACTCCACCTGA
- the mzt2b gene encoding mitotic-spindle organizing protein 2 isoform X1 — translation MELLKCLDHPPSAVQVLRMSQLPQQSVPPPSSSSSSAPDSPALVVTSNVQKYAMKKKKVLSAEESELFELTQAAGVQVDQEVFKIIVDLLKMNVAPQAVFQTLKAMCAGQRVAESCGGADPSTASHAASVTTAPTEAREEDSLVSGKSPKPPAAPPSASGPRATRVSTKIVVYGPQDANSPHSQVRSKAGASHGDKSREASGQRVQRQPSATRGQKTKSSGSSSSSSQINST, via the exons ATGGAGTTactgaaatgtttggatcatcctccatcagctgtgcag GTGTTACGGATGTCTCAGCTCCCGCAGCAGTCggtcccccctccctcctcctcttcttcttcggcTCCGGACTCTCCCGCCCTGGTGGTCACCTCTAACGTGCAGAAATAtgccatgaagaagaagaaggtgctGAGCGCCGAGGAGTCGGAGCTGTTTGAGCTGACCCAGGCTGCAGGAGTCCAGGTGGACCAGGAGGTCTTCAA GATCATCGTGGACCTCCTGAAGATGAACGTGGCCCCTCAGGCGGTCTTCCAGACCCTGAAGGCGATGTGTGCAGGACAGAGGGTCGCAGAGAGCTGCGGAGGAGCCGATCCATCAACCGCTTCCCACGCGGCGAGCGTCACCACGGCGCCCACGGAGGCCAGAG aAGAGGACTCTTTGGTCTCTGGAAAGAGCCCTAAGCCTCCTGCAGCTCCCCCCTCGGCGTCTGGCCCCAGAGCCACGAGAGTCAGCACTAAGATTGTGGTCTACGGCCCCCAAGACGCTAACTCTCCTCACTCTCAAG TGCGCAGCAAAGCCGGAGCGAGCCACGGCGACAAGAGCAGGGAGGCTTCGGGCCAGCGAGTGCAGCGGCAGCCCAGCGCCACCAGAGGTCAGAAGACCAAGAGCtcgggcagcagcagctcctcgtcGCAGATAAACTCCACCTGA
- the mzt2b gene encoding mitotic-spindle organizing protein 2 isoform X2: protein MSQLPQQSVPPPSSSSSSAPDSPALVVTSNVQKYAMKKKKVLSAEESELFELTQAAGVQVDQEVFKIIVDLLKMNVAPQAVFQTLKAMCAGQRVAESCGGADPSTASHAASVTTAPTEAREEDSLVSGKSPKPPAAPPSASGPRATRVSTKIVVYGPQDANSPHSQVRSKAGASHGDKSREASGQRVQRQPSATRGQKTKSSGSSSSSSQINST from the exons ATGTCTCAGCTCCCGCAGCAGTCggtcccccctccctcctcctcttcttcttcggcTCCGGACTCTCCCGCCCTGGTGGTCACCTCTAACGTGCAGAAATAtgccatgaagaagaagaaggtgctGAGCGCCGAGGAGTCGGAGCTGTTTGAGCTGACCCAGGCTGCAGGAGTCCAGGTGGACCAGGAGGTCTTCAA GATCATCGTGGACCTCCTGAAGATGAACGTGGCCCCTCAGGCGGTCTTCCAGACCCTGAAGGCGATGTGTGCAGGACAGAGGGTCGCAGAGAGCTGCGGAGGAGCCGATCCATCAACCGCTTCCCACGCGGCGAGCGTCACCACGGCGCCCACGGAGGCCAGAG aAGAGGACTCTTTGGTCTCTGGAAAGAGCCCTAAGCCTCCTGCAGCTCCCCCCTCGGCGTCTGGCCCCAGAGCCACGAGAGTCAGCACTAAGATTGTGGTCTACGGCCCCCAAGACGCTAACTCTCCTCACTCTCAAG TGCGCAGCAAAGCCGGAGCGAGCCACGGCGACAAGAGCAGGGAGGCTTCGGGCCAGCGAGTGCAGCGGCAGCCCAGCGCCACCAGAGGTCAGAAGACCAAGAGCtcgggcagcagcagctcctcgtcGCAGATAAACTCCACCTGA
- the polm gene encoding DNA-directed DNA/RNA polymerase mu yields the protein MRAGHPVQILDRHKLQDQPTNEAEVEVFSVPSYACQRRTTLENRNTVLTDALSLLAENAELSAEEGRGVAFRRAAAVLKVLPEPVTDMTQLRGLPCLGEHSLRVIKDILENGASSEVESTKQSERFKALKVLTGVFGVGAKTADRWIREGIHDLQQLKDSRQTLNRAQRAGLEHYDDINQPVSKAEADAIGEIVEEAVASVLPGAQVTLIGGFRRGKLTGHDVDFLITHPEEGREVGLMPKIVSWLESQGFLLYQKTTRNSYLESDDGPARPCSNMDRFERCFSVFKLAEDEKRRAGQTQSHYASAEDGGLKPWRAVRVDLVVSPISQFAFALLGWTGSKLFERELRRWAGHEKTMSLSSHALYDGTQRTYLRATSEEEIFAHLGLDYIPPSERNA from the exons ATGCGAGCGGGACATCCGGTCCAGATCCtggacagacacaaactgcag GATCAGCCGACTAACgaagcagaggtggaggtgttCTCCGTGCCGAGCTACGCCTGTCAGAGAAGAACAACTCTGGAGAATCGTAACACCGTCCTGACT GACGCTCTGTCGCTCCTGGCTGAAAACGCCGAGCTCAGCGCGGAGGAAGGACGAGGCGTCGCTTTCCGACGGGCCGCCGCCGTGTTGAAGGTTCTCCCCGAGCCGGTGACGGACATGACGCAGCTCAGAGGGCTTCCCTGCCTCGGAGAACATTCACTCAGAGTCATCAAA GATATTCTGGAGAATGGAGCATCGAGTGAAGTCGAATCTACAAAGCAGTCTGAGCGATTTAAAGCCCTGAAG gtTTTAACAGGTGTTTTTGGAGTCGGAGCGAAAACGGCCGACCGGTGGATCAGAGAGGGAATCCACGACCTGCAGCAGCTAAAAGACTCGAGACAAACGCTGAACCGAGCGCAGCGAGCAG GCCTCGAGCACTACGACGACATCAACCAGCCGGTCAGCAAGGCGGAGGCCGACGCCATCGGCGAGATCGTGGAGGAAGCCGTTGCTTCTGTGTTACCGGGCGCACAGGTGACTCTGATTGGAGGATTCAGGAg GGGGAAGCTGACCGGACACGACGTGGACTTCCTGATAACACACCCAGAGGAGGGCAGGGAGGTGGGACTGATGCCTAAAATCGTCTCCTGGTTGGAGTCGCAG GGTTTCCTGCTGTACCAGAAAACCACCAGGAACTCTTACCTGGAGTCTGATGACGGCCCCGCTCGGCCCTGCTCCAACATGGACCGCTTCGAGAGGTGTTTCTCCGTCTTCAAACTGGCCGAAGACGAGAAACGACGAGCGGGACAGACGCAGAGCCACTACGCCTCCGCCGAGGATGGAGGTCTCAAACCGTGGAGGGCCGTGAGGGTCGACCTGGTGGTCTCTCCGATCAGCCAGTTTGCTTTCGCCCTGCTGGGCTGGACGGGATCCAAG CTGTTCGAGAGAGAGCTCCGACGCTGGGCGGGACACGAGAAGACGATGTCTCTGAGCAGCCACGCGCTGTACGACGgcacacag AGAACGTACCTGAGAGCGACGTCGGAAGAGGAGATCTTCGCTCACCTCGGCCTGGACTACATTCCTCCGT